The stretch of DNA GAAGACGGCCGGGTAGTAGTCGTCGGCGTAGGTGCCCCAGGAGAGCCAGTCGGTGGCGAGGTCGAGCGCCTCCTGGTCGGAATCCGGGTCGATGCCCGCCGCGCAGAGGGCGAAGTCGTAGCCGCGCAAGGCCTGTTCGGTCCAGATCGGGCCGCCGGGCGCCTCGGGAACGGGGGCGAAGAAGCCCATCCGGGCGCACCACTCGACGGTGTGCTCGCGGGCACCCGGCAGGTGCGGGTTGTGCCGGACTGCGAAGGGCATCCGGAAGGCGGGCAGCGGGAGCGGGCCGGTGGGTTCGAAGGGCACGTGGGTGAAGGCGCGGGCCCGCTTGGGCAGCGAGGCGGCGATCGAATCGAACATCCGCACGGCCGAAGTGCCCAGGCCCGAAGGGAGGTTGGGCAGGTGGGCGAGGCCGGGGAGGGCGGAGAGCGCGGCGGCAGAGGTGTCCGTAGGGGCGTCGAGGACGGCTTGCTCGTTCATGTAGCGGCTGGAGCGCAGGTGCCACTCGTGGCCGCCGGACTGCCAGTCCTGGAGGCCCTTGGCGTAGGCGAGCACGGCCGCCCGGGCCAGTGGGTCGAGCCCGGCCTCCTGGAAGAGCGGGGGCAGCTCGGTGAGCGTGGTGTGCTCGAACTGCTGGAGCCGGGAGGTGAGCAGGTCGTTGACGGCCTCGGCGGCCTCCTGGGTGGGGCAGCCGAAGAAGCGCTCCAACACCAGGATGCCGTTGGAGAGTTCGCCCTCGTCGAGGATCTCGCGCTCGTAGCTGAAGATGTCGTTGCGCAGGTGGACGGCGTCCGAGAAGGTGTCCCGGAGCACCCGCAGGGGCCGGCTGAGGGCCACCTCGGCGGGCACCTCGGCGGTGGCGTGCTCGACCAGGCCGGCCGACCAGGGCGCGCCGCCGACCTTGCGGCGCATCTCGATGTACTCGACCGGGTTGGCCACCCGGCCGGCGTCGATGTTGGCCAGCTCCCAGAGCGACTCGTCGAGCAGGTGCTTGGTGGACTCCGCGAAGCGGGCCAGCCAGCTCTCCGACATCCCCGGCACGGTGCGGGCCCAGAGGTCGGCCAGGCCCTGCTCGACCTGGTTGGTCGGCTCGGGCACCGGTGCGCCGGGCTTGACCGGCATGAAGGCGGGCAGCCGGTCGAGGTACTCCTTGGCGCCCGCGTGGTCGAGGGTGCGCTTGAAGATGTCCAGGAAGTGGTCGTCGAAGAAGAAGACCCAGACGTACCAGTCGGTGATGAGCGAGAGCTCCTCGGCCGAGCAGTCCGGGTGGGTGTACGCGCAGAGCAGCGCGTAGTCGTGGGAGTCGAAATCCTGTTCGTCCCAGATGTTCGAGCCTTCGATCATTCCCATGGTGCGGGCCCACGCCTTGGTGTGGCTGCGGGCCGCTTCGAGGTGCGGGTTCAGCCGTGCGGGGTACGGCAGGTAGAAGTCGGGCAGCGTGAACGGCTGGGGCATCTGCCGAGGCGCCTTTCCGGTCCGGGGATTTGCTGCTCACGGTAGGGCGACAGTCGTACGAGCGGGTCGGATCAGCCCTACCTTCGCCCGAACGGGTGATGAGGGTGGCGGATGGTGGCGAACCCTGGCGAATTGTGGCATACGGCGGAATTGCTCGGACGGACGGAGTAATTCCGTGCCGGATGGCGTAAATCGAGTAGGACTAGGTCATGAATAGGCCGCACCGGTAATCGTTGGCAACGGAAAAGGAAATGGCTTGCCCGGGGCTCCCGGGCGTGGATATCCTCGCGTCCCATGAATGAAGCGCCAGTGCTCCAAGGGCGCGTTCCGGCCCGTGTGAAGAGCCTGAATACCTATGGCGGCCCACACGGTTCGCGAATGCAGCTGCCCCGGCTGACCAAACTGCCGACCGGTGTCATGACGGTCACCAGAATTGCCAAGATGGCCGATTATTCGGACGTTGCGAGCATGCACAGCCGCTGTTCCGTGCAGAGCCGGACCATACGGTATTTCGCCGCCACCACCCGGCCCTCGGCCCGGGACTGGTGGGAGCTCTGCGACCGCGACCAGGGCTTCACGCTGCTCACCACCCCCAAGGACTCCCGCCGGGTGATCGCCGTCACCAACGTGCTGCACACCCGTGAGGCCGGGGTGGCCGAGTTCGCCGTGCTGATCGAGGACGCCTGGCAGTCCCGCGGGCTGGGCACCGCGCTCGCCTCCTACGCGCTCGAATCGCTGCGGCGGCAGGGCGGCAAGGCGCTCACCGCCTCGGTGCTGTCGGTGAACGGGCGGGCCATGCGGATGCTGCGCCGGATCGGCGCGACCGGTCGGCCGGAGGGCGGCGAGGTGGACTTCCGGGTGGACTGCGACTGAGGTCTGCCGGTGGGTGCGGCGGCGCGGTGGTCGGTGCGGCTCCGGCGGCTGGTGCGGACGAGCGCACCGGCCGCCGGCCGTACCGGCCGTACCGCTTGTCGAGCTGACGGGGTGCCGGGATTGTCGGTCTGCGGAGGGCGGGTTTCGCGGGCCCCGCCGCCATGATGGGAGCCGGACTTTCGGAACACCGGAACAGAGCAGAGGGCGGTCGGGCATGACGGAGCATCTGGTGGTCATCGGCGGTGACGCCGCCGGGATGTCGGCGGCCTCGCAGGCGCGGCGGCGCCGGAGCGCCGAGGAGCTCCGGATCACCGCGTTCGAGCGCACCGGCTTCACCTCCTACTCGGCCTGCGGCATCCCGTACTGGGTCGGCGGCCAGGTGGCCGAGCGGGACGAGCTGATCGCCCGCACCCCCGAGCAGCACCGGGCCAACGGCATCGACCTGCGGACCGGCACCGAGGTGGTCGAGATCGACCGGGTGGGCAGGCGGGTGCGCAGCCGGGAGCTGGCCACCGGCGCGGAGGAGTGGACCTCCTACGACCGCCTGGTGATCGCCACCGGCGCCGAGCCGATACGCCCCGCGCTGCCCGGCTTCGACGCGCCCGGCGTACACGGCGTGCAGGACCTGGGCGAGGGTGGCGCGCTGCTCGACTCGCTGCGTACCGGCCCGCAGAGCGCCGTGGTGGTCGGCGGCGGGTACATCGGGGTCGAGATGGCCGAGGCGATGGCGCTGCGCGGCCTGAGCGTGACGCTGCTCAGCCGCTCCGCGGAGCCGATGCCCACGCTCGACCCGGAGCTGGGCCGACTGGTGCGGCTCGGCATGGAGAAGCTCGGCATCACCGTGGTGGCCGGGGCCGCCGCTGAGGAGGTGCTGCTCGGCGCGGACGGCCGGCCGCGCGCCGTGCGCAGCACCGAGGGCGAGCACCCCGCCGACCTGGTGGTGCTCGGGCTGGGCGTCCGGCCGCGCACCGAGCTGGCCCGGGCGGCCGGGTTCGCGCTCGGCGAGCACGGCGGGCTGCTGACCGACGAGACCATGCGGGTGGTCGGCACCGAGGAGGTGTGGGCCGGGGGCGACTGCGTCGAGGTGCTCAACCTGGTCTCCGGCACCCACCAGTACGTGGCGCTCGGTACCCACGCCAACAAGCACGGCCTGGTCGCGGGCACCACGATCGGCGGCGGCCGGGCCGCCTTCCCCGGCGTGGTCGGCACCGCGATCACCAAGGTCTTCGACCTGGAGATCGCCCGGACCGGCCTGAACGAGCGGGAGGCCGCAGCGGCGGGTCTGCAGGTCACCTCCGCCGTGATCGAGTCCACCGCGATCGCCGGGTACTACCCCGGCGCGGCCCTGATGACGGTCAAGATGCTGGCCGAGACCGGCACGGGCCGACTGCTCGGCGCGCAGATCGTCGGCGGCGCGGGCGCGGGCAAGCGGATCGACATCGCGGCGGTGGCGCTCACCGCCCGGATGACGGTCGGTCAGCTGATCTCGCTGGACCTGGCCTACGCCCCGCCGTTCTCGCCGGTCTGGGACCCGATCCTGGTGGCGGCCCGCAAGGTCGCGGGCAAGGTCGGGCAGGGCCCGGCCTGACGCACGATCCGGACGAACCGATGCCCCGTGATCAGGTGGTGTAGCCACCCGGGAGGGCCGTGAAGAGCGGGCCCGCCGGGTTGGCCACCTGCCAGGGCCGGTCGGTGGAGTCGGGCGGGACGGTCAGGGTCAGCCCGCTGTCGAGGGTGAGCACCAGAGCGCCCGCCAGGGTGGTGCCGGCCTCGGTGATCAGGCTGCCCGGCAGCCGCTTCAGGCCGCCGGTGGGGTGGGTGACCAGGCCCGGGTAGTAGTGCTCGACGCCGCGCGGGCCGGCCAGCCGGAAGTCGCCGGCGATCCGGATCAGCAGGCCGTCGGAGAGGTCGAGCAGCGGCTCGGGGCCGCAGCGGAGGGTCTCGATCCGGCGGCCGGTGAGCGCGGCGGAGAGTGACGGGGTCATGGCACCTCCCGGGAGTTGATCCATTGTGCCCCCTGCCCCGGCCCGGCGGCGAGGGGTGCGACCGGGTGAGACGTACGCCGCGGGGCGGCGCCGAGCGGGCCGTACGCCGAGCGGGCCGTACGCCGGGCGGGAGGTATGCCGGGCGGGCCGTACGCAGCGCGGGAGGTACGCCGAGGGGCGCGAGGGGCGGCGGCCGGAGTGGCCGCAGGCCCGTCGCGCCCCCTGGGCGGTGACCGGGTGCTACGCGGGTGCGGCGGCGGCCTCCTGGACCTGCGCGTACGGCGCGAGCTTGCGGATCGACTCGATGCTCTTCAGGCACAGCTCCTTCGACTCCTCCGGGGCACCGGTGAGCACGACCGAACCGTTGCTGGCCTTCAGCCGGAAGCGGTGCATGCCCGCCTCGTCGGTGTAGAGCTCGAACTTGCCTGCCATGGAGATTCACCTCTCGTGTGGGTAGCCCCCTCATGACGCACCGTAGGCCGGGCCGTGCACGGTCGCACGCCGACTGCTCCCCCGGAGGGACGGGCCGGCGGTCGGCCACGTGTGCGCGTGGGTGGCGCGCGAGGCCGGTGCTTCGGGGCAGCACCCTCAGTTGGTGATCAGGGTCGGGTCGCAGGCGGCGGGGACGACCTGGGACAGCGTCGAGAAGAACGGTCCCGGCCAGCCGTCCTCGCGGGCGTGTGCGTCGTTGATCGCCCAGTCGCCGGCCCGAAGCATGACTGCGGTCATTCCCTGCGCGGTCGCGCCGCTCAGTTCGTCGCCGCCGCCGTCGCCGACGTAGAGGCAATCGTCGGCCCGCGTGTCCAGGGCCCGGGCGATCCGGCGGAACAACTCCGGGTCCGGCTTCCTCCGCCTCTCCTGGCAGGACAGGACGACCGCATCGACCAGAGGTGCGATCGGCAGGGTCGGCCAGGTCTCGGCGAGTTCGATCGTGCAGTCGCTCAGGACCCCGATCCGAAGGCCGTCGTGGCGAAGGCGCTCCAGGGTGTCGAGCGCGTCGTCGCGAAAGACGAACAGCTCGCGCTGACAGGCGAGCCTGGCCGCTGTCGCGGCTGCCAGTGCTTCCTCGTCCGGGTCGACCCCGCAGCGCCGGGCCAGGGTCCGGAACGTCCGGGGCAGATCGCCGAGCGCCCCCACGGCCCGCTCCGGGAAGGACTCGTCAAGGGCCCGGCGCCACTGCTGCGTCGGGATCCCGAGCGGGGCCGCGCTGCGGGCCGCATGCGTGTCCCAGAGCCCGGTGGGGGTGCTGGGGGTCAGGGTGCCGAAGAAGTCGAAGATCACCGCGGAGAAGGGCATGGCCGGGACCCTATCGGCCGCACGACGCAGCGGGCCCGTCGACCATCGGTCGGCGGGCCCTGCCACGGCGGGAACGGAGATCAGGCAGAGGCACGCAGGTCGGTTGCCGTCAGCAGCGACAGCAGGTCGATCCCCTCCGCCTTGAGGGCCTCGGCGCCGCCCTGCTCGCGGTCGATGACGCAGAGGGCCGCACGGACATCGGCCCCCAGGGCCCGCAGATCGGCAGTGGAGAGCACGATCTGCCCACCACTCGTGACGACGTCTTCGACCACCAACACACGCCGGCCGACGATGTCCGCCCCCTCGGCCAGGCGGCAAGTGCCGTACTCCTTGGCCTGCTTGCGGACGAAAGCGCACGGCAGGCCGGTGTGCCGGCCGAGTGCGGTGACCACGGGGATGCCGCCCATCTCCAACCCCGCCAGCACCTCGACGTCGGCCGGCACCAGCGCGGCCATCTCCTTGGCGATGGCATCCAGGAGCACGGGGTCACCCTCGAAACGGTACTTGTCGAAGTACTCGGTGGCGGTCCGTCCCGATCGAAGGACGAACTCACCGGTGAGGTGGGAAACGGAATGAATACGACTGGCAAGCTCGGTACGCGTCACAGGCAACCAGTCTCCCAGCACGCCGCTGCGACCCCGCAGTCGGGGCGACCCAGAGCCGAGTGCGCTCGCCTCGCCGGTCAACCGGTGGGTGCCGGGGCGGGGTCGGGCTGCCTCCTGATGTTGTGTCGGGCGATCTTGGCGAGTACCGAGGGGTGCATCAGGAGAGAGGACGGGGCGGTCATGTTGGCCACCTTGACGAAGCGGGTCCAGACGTCGGGGTCGTGGCGGGCCAGGGCGAAGACCTGGCGGTTGTACCAGTGCGCGAAGCGGGCTGCCGCCGACCGGCCGGCCGGGCTCCACATCAGGTCCGAGGTGGTGGAGAGCGACCACGGCACCTTGATGATGGCGGCCGCCGTGCGCAGGTACTCCCGGCTCAGGCCGGTCAGGCCGGTGGTGTCCGAACGGCGGCGGCGGAGCAGGGTGGCGAGGGCGTCGGCCTCGACGGCGGCCACCGTCAGGCCCTGGCCGTAGACCGGGTTGAAGACGCAGAGGGCGTCGCCGATCGCGATCAGCCCCTCCGGCCAGCGGGGGTTGCGGTGGTGCTGGCGCCAGGTGCTGCCCGGGTTGGTGTAGCGGTGCACCTCCTCGTGGCTGCTGCGGCGGGCGATCTGCTCGGCAAGGCGCGGGTTGTCCAGGCTGCGCGCGTACGCCAGGAAGCCCTCCGGGTCGGTGGGCGGCTGCTGCTCGAAGCCGAACAGCGAGCAGACCCAGCGGCCGTGCTCCACGGCGAGCATCGCGCCGCCGCGCCGCACCGACGGCGCGAAGGTCATCTGGTAGGCGAGGTCGTACTCCTGCTCCTCGGCGGCCCGGTCGAAGACCATCGTGGTGTAGGTGATCTTCGCCCTCACCGTGTTCTTCGCCGACGCCGGGAGCCCGGCGCCGAGCAGCCAGGCGTCGATGGAGGTGCTGCGGCCCGAGGCGTCCACCACCAGGTCGGCGGTGACCTCCTGCTCGCCGTCCTCCTCGGTCCGGTACCGGACCCGGTCGATCCGGCCGCCCGGGCCCCGGCCCAGACCCAGCACCCCGGCCCCGCCGACCACCCGGACCGGCTCCAGGTCGAGCACCCGCCCCCGGATCCGGCGCTCCAGCTCGTCCCGGGTGAAGGACTGCACCAGCACGCCGGTGCCGGTGCGGACGGCGTAACCGGTGGGCAGCAGGAAGCTGATCCGCTCCCCGTAGTCGAAGACCGGGGCGCCCAGCTGCTCCAACTCCGTGCGCAGGCCCGGGAAGAGCTTCTCCAGCACCTCCGCGCCCTTGGCCAGCATCGCGTGGGCGTGGTACGCCTGCGGGGCGCTCGGGTGGGCACCGGTCTCCCGGCCCACCACGTCCCGCTCCAGCACCAGGACCTCGGTGAAGTGGTCGGCCAGCGCCCGGCCCGCCAGCAGACCGGCGAAGCCGCCGCCGATCACCACCGCCCGTCCCCAGCCCGAGCCGCCCCCACCCGGAGCCCGGGTGCCCTGCTCGACCTCTGCCATGCCGCTGCCCACCCAATCAGACCAGCAGCGGCCCGATCCGGCCGCTGTCCGGACCAGCTCAGCGCGTCGTACGGGGACGATCAAGGCACGCAGGGAGGCGTGCGGGAGCACGGGGGCGGCGCACGGTCCTGCGCGGTGCGCGCGCCGAGCCCTTCGGGGTCAGCCGGCGACCACCGGGTAGTGGTCGGAGAGGTCGGAGTAGGTGTAGCTCCTGCCCCAGCTGGAGACCGTCCACGGGGCGGAGTGGAAGCGGACCACCTGGTCGGTGTACTGCGGCGGCCGGGCGTGGTCGGCGCGGTAGAGGACGTAGTCGATGTCCTCCTTGGCGTCGTTCGGGTAGCGGTCGTGCGCGATGGAGTTGTCGGCGGTGTCGAAGGAGTACGGCCAG from Kitasatospora sp. MMS16-BH015 encodes:
- the pyrE gene encoding orotate phosphoribosyltransferase; the protein is MTRTELASRIHSVSHLTGEFVLRSGRTATEYFDKYRFEGDPVLLDAIAKEMAALVPADVEVLAGLEMGGIPVVTALGRHTGLPCAFVRKQAKEYGTCRLAEGADIVGRRVLVVEDVVTSGGQIVLSTADLRALGADVRAALCVIDREQGGAEALKAEGIDLLSLLTATDLRASA
- a CDS encoding FAD-dependent monooxygenase yields the protein MAEVEQGTRAPGGGGSGWGRAVVIGGGFAGLLAGRALADHFTEVLVLERDVVGRETGAHPSAPQAYHAHAMLAKGAEVLEKLFPGLRTELEQLGAPVFDYGERISFLLPTGYAVRTGTGVLVQSFTRDELERRIRGRVLDLEPVRVVGGAGVLGLGRGPGGRIDRVRYRTEEDGEQEVTADLVVDASGRSTSIDAWLLGAGLPASAKNTVRAKITYTTMVFDRAAEEQEYDLAYQMTFAPSVRRGGAMLAVEHGRWVCSLFGFEQQPPTDPEGFLAYARSLDNPRLAEQIARRSSHEEVHRYTNPGSTWRQHHRNPRWPEGLIAIGDALCVFNPVYGQGLTVAAVEADALATLLRRRRSDTTGLTGLSREYLRTAAAIIKVPWSLSTTSDLMWSPAGRSAAARFAHWYNRQVFALARHDPDVWTRFVKVANMTAPSSLLMHPSVLAKIARHNIRRQPDPAPAPTG
- a CDS encoding germacradienol/geosmin synthase, yielding MPQPFTLPDFYLPYPARLNPHLEAARSHTKAWARTMGMIEGSNIWDEQDFDSHDYALLCAYTHPDCSAEELSLITDWYVWVFFFDDHFLDIFKRTLDHAGAKEYLDRLPAFMPVKPGAPVPEPTNQVEQGLADLWARTVPGMSESWLARFAESTKHLLDESLWELANIDAGRVANPVEYIEMRRKVGGAPWSAGLVEHATAEVPAEVALSRPLRVLRDTFSDAVHLRNDIFSYEREILDEGELSNGILVLERFFGCPTQEAAEAVNDLLTSRLQQFEHTTLTELPPLFQEAGLDPLARAAVLAYAKGLQDWQSGGHEWHLRSSRYMNEQAVLDAPTDTSAAALSALPGLAHLPNLPSGLGTSAVRMFDSIAASLPKRARAFTHVPFEPTGPLPLPAFRMPFAVRHNPHLPGAREHTVEWCARMGFFAPVPEAPGGPIWTEQALRGYDFALCAAGIDPDSDQEALDLATDWLSWGTYADDYYPAVFGRTLDLAGAKLCTERLAQLMPVDGTPAPAPLTALERGLADLWERTAAPLSPSTRRRFREAVEAMTASWLWELTNQFQNRIPDPVDYIEMRRATFGSDLTIGLARLRHGPAVPDEVFALRPVQALEKTASDYGCLTNDLFSYQKELQYEGELHNAVLVVQNFFDCTRTEARDIVADLMDSRMREFEHLVSTALPAMYEEFDLPEETRRALDQHAAELQDWLAAVLHWHQHCRRYDEETLMAQLTPATPPATSIPNPRPAVATSVPKPPTHTPAAPAPAPAPTADPEPVAALTTLLTGPTGLGTSAARLPTAS
- a CDS encoding GNAT family N-acetyltransferase; its protein translation is MQLPRLTKLPTGVMTVTRIAKMADYSDVASMHSRCSVQSRTIRYFAATTRPSARDWWELCDRDQGFTLLTTPKDSRRVIAVTNVLHTREAGVAEFAVLIEDAWQSRGLGTALASYALESLRRQGGKALTASVLSVNGRAMRMLRRIGATGRPEGGEVDFRVDCD
- a CDS encoding DUF6188 family protein, whose protein sequence is MTPSLSAALTGRRIETLRCGPEPLLDLSDGLLIRIAGDFRLAGPRGVEHYYPGLVTHPTGGLKRLPGSLITEAGTTLAGALVLTLDSGLTLTVPPDSTDRPWQVANPAGPLFTALPGGYTT
- a CDS encoding HAD family hydrolase; translated protein: MPFSAVIFDFFGTLTPSTPTGLWDTHAARSAAPLGIPTQQWRRALDESFPERAVGALGDLPRTFRTLARRCGVDPDEEALAAATAARLACQRELFVFRDDALDTLERLRHDGLRIGVLSDCTIELAETWPTLPIAPLVDAVVLSCQERRRKPDPELFRRIARALDTRADDCLYVGDGGGDELSGATAQGMTAVMLRAGDWAINDAHAREDGWPGPFFSTLSQVVPAACDPTLITN
- a CDS encoding FAD-dependent oxidoreductase translates to MTEHLVVIGGDAAGMSAASQARRRRSAEELRITAFERTGFTSYSACGIPYWVGGQVAERDELIARTPEQHRANGIDLRTGTEVVEIDRVGRRVRSRELATGAEEWTSYDRLVIATGAEPIRPALPGFDAPGVHGVQDLGEGGALLDSLRTGPQSAVVVGGGYIGVEMAEAMALRGLSVTLLSRSAEPMPTLDPELGRLVRLGMEKLGITVVAGAAAEEVLLGADGRPRAVRSTEGEHPADLVVLGLGVRPRTELARAAGFALGEHGGLLTDETMRVVGTEEVWAGGDCVEVLNLVSGTHQYVALGTHANKHGLVAGTTIGGGRAAFPGVVGTAITKVFDLEIARTGLNEREAAAAGLQVTSAVIESTAIAGYYPGAALMTVKMLAETGTGRLLGAQIVGGAGAGKRIDIAAVALTARMTVGQLISLDLAYAPPFSPVWDPILVAARKVAGKVGQGPA
- a CDS encoding DUF1508 domain-containing protein; protein product: MAGKFELYTDEAGMHRFRLKASNGSVVLTGAPEESKELCLKSIESIRKLAPYAQVQEAAAAPA